The following coding sequences are from one Oncorhynchus clarkii lewisi isolate Uvic-CL-2024 chromosome 20, UVic_Ocla_1.0, whole genome shotgun sequence window:
- the LOC139377330 gene encoding uroporphyrinogen decarboxylase-like: MDKDDLILPKDFPKLKNDAFLLACRGQETPHVPVWCMRQAGRYLPEFRESRAGKDFFATCRSPAACCELTLQPLRRFPFDAAIIFSDILVIPQAMGMDVQMVAGKGPTFPEPLKEPEDLLLLQSKVDVNKELDYVFKAITLTRHKLEGKVPLIGFTGAPWTLMAYMIEGGGSTTQSKAKRWLYRHPEASHQLLKMLTDIIVEYLLGQVAAGAQALQVFESHAGCLGPAEFQEFSLPYLRDIARKVKDQLKVSGQDVPMIVFAKDGHYGLEDLSQSHYEVVGLDWTIDPRSARERTGGKVSLQGNMDPCALYAPKERIYEIVKKMLEGFGTRGYIANLGHGLYPDMDPENVGAFVEAVHAHSRHLLNLK, translated from the exons ATGGACAAGGACGATttaatact CCCTAAAGACTTCCCCAAGTTGAAGAATGATGCATTCCTTCTTGCATGCCGTGGCCAAGAAACCCCTCATGTGCCTGTGTGGTGTATGAGACAGGCTGGACGTTACCTACCAG AGTTCCGTGAGTCCAGAGCGGGAAAGGACTTCTTTGCAACATGTCGATCACCTGCAGCCTGCTGTGAACTCACTCTCCAG CCATTGAGACGTTTCCCATTTGATGCTGCCATCATCTTCTCAGACATCCTGGTTATCCCACAG GCCATGGGTATGGATGTCCAGATGGTGGCAGGAAAGGGCCCTACTTTCCCAGAGCCCTTAAAGGAGCCAGAGGACCTGCTGCTCCTGCAGTCCAAGGTGGATGTCAACAAGGAGCTGGATTACGTCTTCAAGGCCATTACACTGACGCGCCACAAACTGGAAGGCAAGGTCCCTCTCATCGGCTTCACTGGTGCCCCG TGGACCCTGATGGCCTATATGATTGAGGGGGGAGGCTCAACAACCCAATCTAAGGCTAAGCGCTGGCTGTACCGTCACCCTGAAGCCAGCCACCAGCTGTTAAAGATGCTGACTGACATCATAGTGGAGTACCTGCTGGGACAGGTGGCTGCTGGAGCACAG GCCTTGCAGGTGTTTGAGTCCCATGCTGGCTGTCTGGGCCCAGCGGAGTTCCAGGAGTTCTCCCTGCCCTACCTCCGAGACATCGCCCGTAAGGTCAAGGACCAGCTGAAGGTGTCAGGCCAGGATGTCCCCATG ATTGTGTTTGCCAAGGATGGCCACTATGGTCTGGAGGACCTCTCTCAGTCCCACTATGAGGTTGTTGGTTTGGATTGGACCATCGACCCTCGCTCAGCGCG GGAGCGAACTGGAGGAAAGGTTAGCCTCCAGGGGAACATGGACCCCTGTGCGCTATATGCCCCCAAA GAGCGTATATATGAGATAGTGAAAAAGATGCTGGAAGGCTTTGGCACCAGAGGGTACATTGCCAACCTGGGCCACGGGCTGTACCCTGACATGGACCCGGAGAACGTGGGTGCCTTCGTAGAAGCTGTCCACGCTCACTCTCGCCACCTCCTCAACCTCAAGTAA
- the LOC139376085 gene encoding tyrosine-protein kinase Lyn-like, whose translation MGCKKSKLNAGLNRGVLDGKNRQPVRPDQTVNLRDRTSIKASATRNSPGGLLPGQVFMKMEEQSESGKIAIAIYPYDAIHADDLGFKKGERLKVLEEHGEWWKARSLTTKKEGFIPSNYVAEANTMETEEWFFKDITRKDAERQLLAPANKAGSYLIRESETSKGSYSMSIRDVDAQGINAVKHYKIRTLDNGGFYISPKITFPDIGSMIKHYYKQSDGLCRKLEKPCDKPEAQKPWDKDAWEISKESIKMVKKLGAGQFGEVWMAFYNNTTKVAVKTLKPGTMSAEAFMEEANLMKTLQHDRLVRLYAVVTKIEPIYIITEYMSNGSLLDFLKSETGCKVQLPKLIDFSAQIAEGMAYIEKKNYIHRDLRTANVLVSESLLCKIADFGLARVIEDDQYTAREGAKFPIKWTAPEAINFGSFTIKSDMWSFGVLLYEIITYGKIPYPGMSNGEVMTSVQKGYRMPRPENCPNELYDIMTTCWKSKPDDRPTFDYIQSVLDDFYTATEGQYQQQQ comes from the exons ATGGGTTGTAAAAAATCCAAGCTGAATGCCGGTCTGAATAGAGGTGTGCTTGATGGCAAGAACCGACAGCCAGTACGTCCCGATCAAACTGTAAATCTGAGAGATCGCACCTCCATTAAAGCAAGTGCTACA CGTAACTCACCTGGAGGTCTCCTGCCTGGTCAGGTATTCATGAAAATGGAAG AGCAAAGCGAGTCTGGTAAAATAGCTATTGCAATATACCCATATGATGCAATACATGCAGACGATTTGGGATTCAAGAAGGGCGAAAGGCTTAAGGTTCTTGAAGA GCATGGTGAATGGTGGAAGGCTAGGTCTCTGACCACTAAGAAAGAAGGGTTCATACCCTCCAATTATGTTGCCGAGGCCAACACcatggagacagagga ATGGTTTTTCAAGGATATTACAAGGAAGGACGCAGAAAGACAACTTTTGGCCCCTGCTAACAAAGCAGGCTCTTACCTCATTCGTGAGAGTGAGACATCAAAAG GAAGTTATTCCATGTCTATCAGAGATGTGGATGCCCAGGGAATAAACGCTGTAAAACATTATAAGATCCGCACGCTGGATAATGGCGGCTTCTACATCTCTCCTAAAATCACATTCCCTGACATTGGTAGCATGATAAAGCATTATTACA AACAATCAGATGGTCTCTGTCGAAAGCTGGAGAAGCCGTGTGATAAACCCGAAGCTCAGAAGCCATGGGACAAAGATGCCTGGGAGATCTCCAAGGAGTCCATCAAGATGGTGAAGAAGCTGGGAGCAGGACAGTTTGGAGAAGTGTGGATGG CGTTCTACAACAACACGACCAAGGTGGCAGTGAAGACGCTGAAGCCAGGCACCATGTCAGCAGAGGCGTTCATGGAGGAGGCTAACCTCATGAAGACCCTGCAACACGACAGACTGGTGCGCCTCTACGCCGTCGTCACCAAGATCGAGCCCATCTACATCATCACAGAGTACATGTCcaatg GTAGCCTCTTAGATTTCTTAAAAAGTGAGACGGGCTGCAAAGTACAGCTACCTAAGCTAATCGATTTTTCTGCACAG ATTGCAGAGGGCATGGCGTACATTGAGAAAAAGAACTACATCCACCGTGACCTGAGAACAGCCAACGTCCTGGTGTCTGAGAGTTTGCTTTGTAAAATAGCTGACTTTGGTCTGGCCAGAGTCATTGAGGATGACCAGTATACAGCCAGAGAGG GAGCTAAGTTTCCCATCAAGTGGACAGCACCAGAGGCCATCAACTTTGGCTCCTTCACTATCAAATCAGACATGTGGTCCTTCGGAGTCCTCCTGTATGAAATCATTACCTATGGAAAAATACCTTATCCAG GGATGAGCAATGGTGAAGTGATGACATCAGTGCAGAAAGGTTATAGAATGCCCCGCCCTGAGAACTGTCCCAACGAGCTCTATGACATCATGACCACCTGCTGGAAGAGCAAGCCAGATGACAGGCCCACATTTGACTACATCCAGAGTGTCCTGGATGACTTTTATACCGCCACTGAGGGACAGTACCAACAGCAGCAGTAG